A genomic segment from Flavobacterium inviolabile encodes:
- the cas13b gene encoding type VI-B CRISPR-associated RNA-guided ribonuclease Cas13b: protein MEGIVLKNNKIEFDHSLLKDKHFFAGYLNLAQNNIDQALEAYKVRFGVKANEKDNFSVIDNLDIKKLSEPDYINRIDFLKLHFPVVGYLDLPVTNDLFKNEIDKNLARRLYFKENFKVLVKTIDSLRNFYTHYYHKSLPFDKKLFTLVDEIFLQVILDVKRLKKKNDHTRQFLKQSLKEEYPILFNLKKKDLQDKKAKGKKVSLDTVSINNAVFNDAFFHLLYQKDQLNPFYKSALLDGEHYENTISISQNGLLFLLGMFLNKKEGEDLRSQIKGFKGKVVKDHPEFPNAKNNSFRFMATHWVFSYLAFKGIRQKISTAFDKETLLIQIVDELSKVPDEVYNNLSFEKQQQFVEDINEYIKEGNETERLNDAIVIHPVIRKRYENKFNYFVLRYLDEFAGFPSLRFQIHLGNYVHDRRIKNIAGTSFETDRIVKEKINVFGNLSEVGNLKADYFEKNEALATDSGWEIFPNPSYNFVSENIPIFINLQKSKVPGAAKLFGQIKSKQIKVEKEDGNQRAESKYTKEQMTTLIDPNIKGQTFEKIYIGPPTAMLSLNELPALLYELLVRKVSPEAIENTMIQKLMDRFSTIEKYAPSDKLSASQITKNLRRSDVTEKIDTEKLQRSIEKEIKICDEKLATISQNRKDTRVPHHKRMFIFTNKELGSEATWLTDDLIRFMPKDARENWKGYQHSQLQQSLAYFNQNTREAFSLLQSVWDFKDTNYNWNSGIQKAFISCKHFDMLLERYLNNRKDTLTAMYEGVRSFSSNTKMLKKLIEQQNIWTVFNKRLFQINPIDQQKERLLAKPLVFPRGIFDEKPTFIKDSKPTEQPEAFADWYRYTYKAHPYQRFYELERNCDLLFEQNQLSNEYFSTNKKNLSKAEQLELFQLKQDLKIKKVKNQDLFLKLIAEAIYNKTFEHDTSLSLSDFYLTQEERLEKEANARRQSERQKNDTSENIIKDNFIWSKTISIKDGQVYAESIKLKDIGKFRRFLNDSKVKTILSYDPNRRWTKQELEDELSIKRDSYETIRREELLKEIQLFEKSILESYNFDGQQHPTDLEYENNPKFKHYVVNGVLRKRKLAPEDEIQWLLDCTEKQFDKLTLAELTTKTDTIQKAFLLIIIRNKFAHNQLPKGIFYSLIKKHTYPDGVGVSNDKTASSVILEFTRSVIAMFRD, encoded by the coding sequence ATGGAGGGAATTGTACTAAAAAATAATAAAATAGAATTCGATCACTCTTTACTTAAAGACAAACACTTTTTCGCAGGTTATCTAAATTTAGCACAGAATAATATAGACCAGGCACTTGAGGCTTATAAAGTACGCTTTGGTGTAAAGGCAAATGAAAAGGATAATTTTTCCGTAATTGATAATTTAGATATAAAAAAATTATCTGAACCGGATTACATAAACCGTATTGATTTTTTAAAACTGCATTTTCCAGTAGTTGGTTATTTAGATTTACCCGTAACAAATGACCTCTTTAAAAATGAAATAGACAAAAATTTAGCTAGAAGATTATATTTCAAAGAAAATTTCAAAGTGTTAGTCAAGACTATTGATTCTTTGCGTAATTTTTATACTCACTATTATCATAAATCATTACCGTTTGATAAAAAGCTGTTTACATTAGTAGATGAAATCTTTTTACAGGTAATACTAGATGTAAAGCGTCTGAAGAAAAAAAATGATCATACCAGACAATTTTTAAAACAAAGCCTAAAAGAAGAATACCCTATACTTTTCAATTTAAAGAAAAAGGATTTACAAGATAAAAAGGCGAAAGGAAAAAAAGTTAGCCTGGATACCGTAAGTATTAATAATGCTGTTTTTAACGATGCTTTCTTTCATCTGCTATACCAAAAAGATCAGTTAAATCCGTTTTATAAATCGGCTTTGCTTGATGGGGAACATTATGAAAATACAATCTCCATATCTCAAAACGGACTCCTTTTCTTATTAGGGATGTTTCTGAATAAAAAAGAAGGTGAAGATTTACGATCGCAAATAAAAGGTTTTAAAGGCAAGGTGGTTAAAGACCACCCCGAATTTCCTAATGCCAAAAATAATAGCTTCCGTTTTATGGCTACCCATTGGGTGTTTTCGTATTTAGCCTTTAAAGGGATACGGCAAAAAATAAGTACCGCATTTGACAAAGAAACGTTGTTAATACAGATAGTAGACGAATTGAGCAAAGTTCCCGATGAAGTTTACAACAACCTTTCGTTTGAAAAACAACAACAATTTGTAGAAGACATTAACGAATATATAAAAGAAGGTAATGAAACGGAAAGACTAAACGATGCTATTGTGATACATCCGGTGATTCGAAAGCGTTATGAAAATAAGTTCAATTATTTCGTATTGCGCTATCTCGATGAATTTGCCGGTTTTCCCTCGTTGCGTTTTCAGATTCATTTAGGAAACTATGTACATGACAGACGAATTAAAAATATAGCCGGTACTAGTTTTGAAACAGATCGTATCGTAAAAGAAAAAATAAATGTATTTGGTAACCTTTCAGAAGTCGGTAATTTAAAAGCAGATTATTTTGAAAAAAATGAAGCATTAGCTACCGATTCCGGTTGGGAAATCTTCCCTAATCCTTCGTATAATTTTGTATCGGAAAACATTCCGATATTTATAAACCTACAGAAAAGTAAAGTTCCTGGTGCTGCTAAATTATTTGGACAAATAAAAAGTAAGCAGATTAAAGTAGAAAAAGAGGATGGCAATCAAAGAGCTGAAAGCAAGTATACCAAAGAACAAATGACCACTCTTATTGATCCCAACATTAAAGGGCAAACCTTCGAAAAGATATATATTGGTCCTCCAACAGCCATGCTTTCGTTAAACGAATTACCGGCATTGTTGTATGAATTACTGGTTCGTAAAGTATCTCCAGAAGCCATTGAAAATACAATGATTCAAAAACTAATGGATCGTTTTTCTACAATCGAAAAATATGCCCCATCCGATAAACTTTCGGCATCCCAAATCACTAAAAATTTAAGACGATCAGACGTAACGGAGAAAATCGACACTGAAAAGTTACAACGTTCAATTGAAAAAGAAATAAAAATTTGTGACGAAAAACTAGCAACTATCAGTCAAAACAGAAAAGATACAAGAGTACCTCATCATAAACGGATGTTTATTTTTACCAATAAAGAACTGGGTAGTGAAGCTACATGGCTTACAGACGATTTGATCCGTTTTATGCCTAAAGATGCCCGCGAAAATTGGAAAGGCTACCAACACAGTCAACTACAACAATCCCTTGCATATTTTAATCAGAATACCCGCGAAGCTTTTTCGTTATTACAATCGGTTTGGGATTTCAAAGACACCAATTACAACTGGAATAGCGGTATTCAAAAAGCCTTTATTTCCTGTAAACATTTTGATATGCTATTGGAAAGATACCTTAACAACCGAAAAGATACTTTAACGGCTATGTATGAAGGTGTCCGGTCATTTAGCTCCAATACAAAAATGTTAAAAAAACTGATTGAACAGCAAAACATATGGACGGTATTCAATAAAAGATTGTTTCAGATTAACCCAATTGATCAACAAAAAGAACGACTGTTGGCCAAACCACTAGTTTTCCCGAGAGGTATCTTTGATGAGAAACCAACTTTTATAAAAGATAGTAAACCTACAGAGCAACCAGAAGCCTTTGCCGACTGGTATCGCTATACCTATAAAGCGCACCCGTATCAGCGTTTTTATGAGCTTGAACGAAATTGCGACTTGCTTTTTGAGCAAAATCAATTGTCCAATGAATATTTTAGTACGAATAAAAAGAACTTGTCTAAAGCAGAACAATTAGAATTGTTTCAGTTAAAACAAGATTTAAAAATTAAAAAAGTAAAAAATCAAGATCTATTTCTTAAACTAATTGCAGAAGCTATTTATAACAAGACATTCGAACACGATACTTCCTTATCGCTTTCGGATTTTTACCTTACACAAGAAGAGCGCTTGGAAAAAGAAGCTAATGCTCGTAGGCAAAGTGAGCGTCAAAAAAATGATACTTCCGAAAATATTATCAAGGATAACTTTATCTGGAGTAAAACTATTTCTATTAAGGATGGACAAGTTTATGCCGAAAGTATCAAGTTAAAAGACATCGGTAAGTTTCGACGTTTTTTAAATGATTCAAAAGTAAAGACAATTCTTAGTTATGATCCCAATAGACGTTGGACAAAACAAGAACTGGAAGATGAACTTTCCATTAAACGGGACTCTTACGAAACCATACGACGTGAAGAGCTACTCAAAGAAATCCAGCTATTCGAAAAAAGTATACTCGAGAGCTATAATTTTGACGGGCAACAGCACCCTACAGATTTAGAGTATGAAAACAATCCTAAATTTAAGCACTATGTCGTAAATGGTGTTTTAAGGAAAAGAAAATTAGCTCCGGAAGATGAGATTCAGTGGTTATTAGATTGTACCGAAAAACAATTTGATAAATTGACACTAGCTGAATTAACCACCAAAACAGATACGATACAAAAAGCATTTCTTTTGATTATAATTCGAAATAAGTTTGCACATAATCAGCTCCCGAAGGGTATTTTTTATAGCTTGATAAAAAAGCATACTTATCCAGACGGGGTGGGGGTGTCAAATGATAAAACAGCTAGTAGTGTTATTTTAGAATTCACCCGAAGTGTAATAGCAATGTTTAGGGATTAG
- a CDS encoding helix-turn-helix transcriptional regulator — protein MKINRLKIVLAEKDKTSKWLAEQLGKSEVTVSRWCTNEVQPTLDTMTQIAQLLKIDIKELLHSTR, from the coding sequence ATGAAAATCAATAGATTAAAAATTGTATTGGCAGAAAAAGATAAAACCAGTAAATGGTTGGCAGAGCAGTTGGGTAAAAGCGAAGTAACCGTGTCAAGATGGTGTACCAACGAAGTGCAACCCACGTTGGACACAATGACCCAAATAGCCCAATTGTTAAAAATCGACATCAAAGAATTGTTGCACTCAACCCGATAA
- a CDS encoding N-6 DNA methylase — protein sequence MSILQQILKETNYKISQFSEEQIKTLEREIIFKQDKKGNNIPYTTCLVRRKEIVLKPEEAVRQLYLLKLHQEYDYAYERMELEYAVTFGREKKRADIVVFDKVDSRAVYIMVEIKKPKLKDGKEQLHSYCNATGAPIGIWSNGESISYYHRKDPNYFEDIPAIPRSGQKLSEILNEPWTLEDLIKKDKLVNEKKSLKDLILEMEDEVLANAGVDVFEELFKLIFTKLFDEMESGRNKNRYLEFRNNGDTEAELKEKIQKLFNRANDKWQGVFSNETRIQLSPSHLSICIASLEKVKLFNSNLDVVDEAFEYLINKSSKGEKGQYFTPRYGIDMCVRMLNPKESESMIDTASGSCGFPVHTFFYVKNQIHKEEGIVDDEMMTTKPPIPRVLDYVQNNVFAIDFDEKAVRVARCLNLIAGDGQTNVLHLNTLDYERWNEKTKDEDWIDTYGTGWKNIRRYRKIKSETKENQSYVNRDFEFDILMANPPFAGDIKESRILTKYELGKKPNGKYQTAVGRDILFIERNLDFLKPGGRLAIVLPQGRFNNSSDKAIREYIAERCRILGVVGFHGNFFKPHTGTKTSVILAQKWNDDPQAGALCPKKEDYPIFFATMQSPSKDSSGDKIYVKDAYGQDALDKHGHKYVHHDLFNHDGLTQDGIAEAFIEFAKKEQLSFF from the coding sequence ATGAGCATTTTACAACAGATACTAAAAGAAACCAATTATAAAATTTCTCAATTTTCTGAAGAACAGATAAAAACTTTGGAAAGAGAAATAATCTTCAAACAAGACAAAAAAGGAAACAATATACCATACACTACTTGTCTTGTACGCAGAAAAGAAATTGTACTGAAACCCGAAGAAGCCGTTCGTCAGTTATACTTATTGAAACTGCATCAGGAATATGATTATGCCTACGAGCGTATGGAACTGGAGTATGCCGTAACTTTTGGTAGAGAGAAAAAACGTGCAGACATAGTGGTTTTCGACAAGGTAGATAGCCGTGCTGTTTACATCATGGTGGAGATAAAAAAACCGAAACTAAAAGACGGTAAAGAACAATTGCACTCTTATTGCAACGCTACAGGTGCACCGATAGGTATTTGGAGCAATGGTGAGAGTATTTCCTACTATCATCGCAAAGACCCAAATTATTTTGAAGATATTCCTGCAATTCCAAGATCAGGACAAAAGCTTTCTGAAATCTTAAACGAACCTTGGACTTTAGAAGACCTCATCAAAAAAGATAAACTCGTAAACGAAAAAAAATCGTTGAAAGATTTGATTTTAGAAATGGAGGACGAAGTGTTAGCCAATGCGGGAGTAGATGTTTTTGAAGAATTGTTTAAATTAATTTTTACCAAATTATTTGACGAAATGGAAAGCGGACGCAACAAGAACCGTTACCTTGAGTTTAGAAATAATGGCGATACCGAAGCAGAGCTAAAAGAAAAAATCCAAAAATTATTTAATCGAGCCAATGATAAGTGGCAAGGCGTATTTTCTAATGAAACCAGAATACAACTCTCACCATCGCATTTAAGCATTTGCATAGCATCTTTAGAGAAAGTAAAATTATTCAATAGTAATCTTGATGTCGTAGATGAAGCCTTTGAATACCTCATAAACAAAAGCAGTAAAGGCGAAAAAGGTCAATATTTCACACCTCGCTATGGCATAGATATGTGTGTACGAATGCTAAACCCAAAAGAGAGCGAAAGTATGATAGACACTGCTTCAGGAAGTTGCGGTTTTCCGGTACATACTTTTTTTTATGTCAAAAATCAAATACACAAAGAAGAAGGCATTGTAGATGATGAGATGATGACCACCAAACCACCCATACCAAGGGTTTTGGACTATGTGCAAAACAATGTATTTGCCATAGATTTTGACGAAAAAGCAGTACGTGTGGCTCGTTGCCTAAACCTGATAGCTGGTGACGGACAAACCAATGTACTACACCTCAATACGCTAGACTACGAACGCTGGAACGAAAAAACCAAAGATGAAGACTGGATAGACACCTATGGAACGGGTTGGAAAAACATACGCAGGTATCGCAAAATAAAAAGCGAAACCAAAGAAAACCAAAGCTACGTAAATCGTGATTTTGAGTTTGATATACTCATGGCTAATCCACCTTTTGCAGGTGATATAAAAGAAAGTAGAATATTGACCAAATACGAACTGGGCAAAAAGCCAAACGGTAAATATCAAACAGCAGTAGGCAGAGATATATTGTTTATAGAACGCAACCTCGATTTTTTAAAACCCGGAGGCAGATTAGCTATTGTGCTGCCACAAGGACGCTTTAACAATAGTAGTGACAAAGCCATACGTGAGTACATAGCCGAGCGTTGCCGTATATTGGGTGTGGTAGGTTTTCATGGCAATTTTTTTAAACCGCATACCGGTACCAAAACCTCGGTTATATTGGCTCAAAAATGGAACGATGACCCACAAGCCGGAGCATTGTGTCCGAAGAAAGAAGATTACCCCATATTTTTTGCTACCATGCAATCGCCTAGTAAAGACAGCAGTGGCGATAAGATATATGTAAAAGATGCCTACGGACAAGATGCCTTAGACAAACACGGACACAAATATGTACACCACGACCTTTTTAACCATGACGGACTTACACAAGACGGCATAGCCGAAGCCTTTATAGAATTTGCCAAAAAAGAACAGCTAAGTTTTTTTTAG
- a CDS encoding restriction endonuclease subunit S: protein MEGLEVSVLNLSAVKNIIDFRIDANTYKKDYLRTEQILINLNSNSIENLTNSVQNFGAYSLTNYINFTETGVPFLMTENIRHNYINWNIQKYVDDESHKMLYKSHSSKGMVLVTMAGEYLGRVAVYDKNFVSSSNQAIAKLVVKEDNNAYFISTFLNSKHGQNQINRLKTITGQPNINMSLIKSLKVPLLSKIFETLIETIVKRSENLRDQSQQTYAQAEQMLLEAVGLQNFEPSQEAVNVKTFKESFLQSGRLDAEYYQPKYEEIIEKIKKSDYLQISQLVTIKKSIEPGSSSYQVEGIPFIRVSNLSKYGISNPEIHLDKNEFSEVIKPKKDTILLSKDGSVGIAYKVSEDLQSITSSAILHLTVDNPKVNADYLTLVLNSKLVQLQAERDAGGSIIQHWKPSEIAEVIIPILDTQTQTQIATWVQESFSLKQQSEQLLDIAKRAVEIAIEENEEIAMAYITANNQKLL from the coding sequence TTGGAAGGGCTAGAAGTAAGTGTTCTTAATTTGAGTGCGGTTAAAAATATTATTGATTTTAGAATTGATGCTAATACTTATAAAAAAGATTACTTAAGAACAGAACAAATATTAATAAACTTAAACTCGAATTCGATTGAAAACCTAACAAATTCGGTTCAAAATTTTGGAGCTTATTCATTGACTAACTATATTAATTTTACAGAAACTGGAGTACCTTTTTTGATGACAGAAAATATAAGACATAATTATATTAACTGGAATATTCAAAAGTACGTTGATGATGAAAGTCATAAAATGCTCTATAAATCACATAGCAGCAAAGGAATGGTATTAGTAACAATGGCTGGTGAATATTTAGGAAGGGTTGCTGTTTATGATAAAAATTTTGTTAGTAGTTCAAACCAAGCCATTGCAAAATTAGTAGTAAAAGAAGATAACAATGCTTATTTCATTTCAACATTTTTAAATAGTAAACATGGTCAAAATCAAATAAACAGATTAAAAACCATAACAGGTCAGCCGAACATTAATATGTCGTTGATAAAAAGTTTGAAAGTCCCATTATTGTCTAAAATTTTTGAGACTTTAATTGAAACAATTGTAAAACGTTCAGAAAATTTACGTGACCAATCCCAACAAACCTACGCACAAGCAGAGCAAATGTTATTAGAGGCTGTAGGATTGCAAAATTTTGAACCCAGCCAAGAAGCCGTAAACGTAAAAACATTTAAAGAAAGCTTTTTGCAAAGCGGTCGCCTCGATGCAGAATATTATCAACCAAAGTATGAGGAAATTATTGAGAAAATAAAAAAGTCAGATTATTTACAAATTAGTCAATTGGTTACTATTAAAAAGTCTATAGAACCAGGTTCTTCGTCATATCAAGTAGAAGGAATACCATTTATAAGAGTTTCAAATTTATCAAAATATGGCATTTCAAATCCAGAAATTCATTTAGATAAGAATGAATTTTCGGAAGTAATTAAGCCTAAAAAAGATACTATTTTACTATCAAAAGATGGTTCAGTTGGTATTGCTTATAAAGTGTCAGAAGATTTGCAAAGTATTACTTCAAGTGCTATTTTACATTTAACAGTTGATAACCCAAAAGTAAATGCAGATTATTTAACCTTGGTTTTAAACTCAAAACTTGTACAACTACAAGCAGAGAGAGATGCAGGTGGTTCAATCATTCAACATTGGAAGCCTTCTGAAATCGCAGAAGTAATCATTCCCATACTCGACACACAAACTCAAACCCAAATTGCAACTTGGGTACAAGAAAGTTTTAGCCTTAAACAACAAAGCGAACAGTTGCTCGATATAGCCAAGCGAGCCGTAGAAATAGCCATCGAAGAAAATGAGGAGATTGCAATGGCATATATAACAGCAAATAATCAAAAACTATTATAG
- a CDS encoding DUF262 domain-containing protein translates to MRFLEAKDKSLADVLSNNRFRIDSFQREYRWQRKHIEALISDLAISFDKSYQPNDTIESYKDYGSYYMGPIVLCDDNKELSIVDGQQRLTSFTLLLIYLLHTVVDEDMKAEIKKHLYVRKGGKNTLILNVESRTETIEHLITNSLEVLSDNDTIQEYKEFNNTKDESIGNIIARYEDITLLFPEDFKHQDKLQIFIEWLLNHVVLVEITAFSMESAYTIFETMNDRGMSLNPTEILKGYLLSMIDNEDKGEEMNEFWKERIFDLKSAIGVDTDVDFFRNWLRAKYAESKRSTTKGSENLDFELIGTQFHSWVKNNASKLYLKKSDDFYLFIKSDFNFYSNLYINLFKYKNYNNENFRSLYITNFYTIAESLVYPLFLSPISKIDDKESISKKIHLVNKFIDTYTVFRSLLSKSITQSSIRNFMYELIKEIRNTDFDELNSILNLKVGEIQENRNRVYSNLQPMNNWGFYHYFFARLMYFTSENQDSIDFQDLMRSRKQSSFILVPIFFQNDFENENIDESSIYMQLNSVANHILIRRYDSDKYFSTKINKRIDFLIKHKYLLANDDINSQIPISQFIQNRDNAISKLCFEIWG, encoded by the coding sequence ATGAGATTTTTAGAGGCAAAAGACAAAAGTTTGGCTGATGTATTGTCAAACAATCGTTTCAGAATAGATTCTTTTCAAAGAGAATATCGCTGGCAAAGAAAACATATCGAAGCCTTGATAAGTGATTTAGCAATTAGTTTTGATAAATCTTATCAACCAAACGACACCATAGAAAGCTATAAAGACTATGGTAGTTATTACATGGGGCCTATTGTGTTGTGTGACGATAACAAGGAGTTATCCATAGTAGATGGTCAGCAACGATTAACATCTTTCACTTTACTGTTGATTTATTTACTACATACGGTAGTTGATGAAGATATGAAAGCAGAAATAAAAAAACATTTATATGTTAGAAAAGGTGGAAAAAACACTCTGATTTTAAATGTAGAATCAAGAACAGAAACGATTGAACATTTAATAACAAACTCTCTAGAGGTTTTATCAGATAATGATACGATTCAAGAGTATAAAGAATTTAATAACACCAAAGATGAGTCTATAGGTAATATCATAGCCCGTTATGAAGATATTACCTTATTATTTCCCGAAGATTTTAAGCACCAAGATAAGCTACAAATTTTTATCGAATGGTTACTTAATCATGTTGTTTTAGTAGAGATTACAGCATTTAGCATGGAAAGTGCTTATACTATTTTTGAAACGATGAATGACAGAGGAATGAGCCTCAATCCAACCGAAATTTTGAAAGGTTATCTACTTTCAATGATTGATAACGAGGACAAAGGTGAAGAGATGAATGAGTTTTGGAAAGAACGCATTTTTGATTTAAAATCTGCAATAGGAGTAGATACAGATGTCGATTTTTTTAGAAATTGGCTTAGAGCAAAATATGCAGAAAGTAAAAGGTCAACGACTAAAGGATCAGAAAATTTAGATTTTGAGTTAATAGGTACACAATTTCACTCTTGGGTGAAAAATAACGCTTCAAAACTTTATCTGAAAAAATCTGATGACTTTTATTTATTTATAAAGTCGGATTTTAACTTCTACTCCAATCTTTATATAAATTTATTTAAGTATAAAAATTATAACAATGAAAATTTCAGAAGTTTATATATAACCAATTTTTATACAATTGCAGAGTCTTTAGTCTATCCATTATTTTTATCTCCCATATCAAAAATTGATGACAAGGAAAGTATCAGTAAAAAAATCCATTTAGTAAATAAATTTATAGACACCTATACTGTGTTTCGTTCTTTACTAAGTAAATCAATTACACAAAGCTCCATTAGAAATTTTATGTATGAATTGATAAAAGAAATTAGAAATACTGATTTTGACGAGTTGAATAGTATATTGAATCTTAAAGTTGGTGAAATTCAGGAAAATAGAAATAGAGTATATAGTAATTTGCAACCGATGAATAATTGGGGATTCTATCATTACTTCTTTGCACGGTTAATGTATTTTACTTCAGAAAATCAAGACTCAATCGATTTTCAGGACTTAATGCGTAGTAGAAAACAATCATCATTTATACTAGTTCCCATATTTTTTCAAAATGATTTTGAAAACGAAAATATAGATGAATCATCAATTTATATGCAACTTAATTCTGTTGCAAATCATATTTTAATAAGAAGATATGACTCCGATAAATATTTCTCAACAAAAATTAATAAACGAATAGATTTTTTAATAAAGCATAAGTATCTTCTAGCTAATGATGATATAAATTCACAAATCCCTATCTCTCAATTTATCCAAAACAGAGATAATGCAATTAGCAAATTATGTTTTGAAATCTGGGGATAG